In Xanthomonas sp. SI, the following are encoded in one genomic region:
- a CDS encoding sensor domain-containing phosphodiesterase, with the protein MRPSSHPLPPDESKRLATLRQLCLLDTPADRVFDLITQLAARTLRTPIALVSLIDEQRQWFKSRVGLDAPQTPRSQAFCAHAIHSPELLVVADARQDPRFRDNPLVTGPPFIRFYAGAPLMLADGTGLGTLCVIDSEPRSEFDADSRRTLQELRDLLLLRIETLRNTGYVDALTGLPNRSRFNEDLTMWLSLQSADHHDTGVAIDVCGTEYFRDMVKALGWEYAEGYLLAARDRLLQALDGLPAYRIDTTSFAFVVKGNDPAQLAQCCERVCSAFAEAIEHQGIPHAATPSLGAVRLDGVLSANHTLRSLTTAVDMARQRGLPWSLYERSHDASQRNAFRILAALPEALSAREQLSLHYQPRVSLRSGECVGVEALLRWEHPLLGAVAPNDFIPLAEKTALMSRVTTWVLRTGIAQAALWQQQGHHFSVSLNVSAVDLEQADFIATLRELLALHALEPGRIEIEFTESAMIRHPERVAEQLQEISALGVKIAIDDFGSGYSNLSYLKRIPANALKIDQSFIRSLPGSRKDCMIVPSMIRLGHDFGQQVVAEGIETEQIYDMLRDWGCDEGQGYWIARPMPAAALEAWLATPWREA; encoded by the coding sequence ATGCGCCCTTCTTCTCATCCGCTGCCGCCCGACGAATCGAAGAGGCTGGCCACCCTGCGCCAGCTATGTCTGCTCGACACCCCGGCCGACCGCGTCTTCGACCTGATCACCCAGCTGGCCGCGCGCACCCTGCGCACCCCGATCGCCCTGGTCTCGCTGATCGACGAGCAGCGCCAGTGGTTCAAGTCCCGAGTCGGCCTGGACGCGCCGCAGACGCCGCGCAGCCAGGCCTTCTGCGCGCACGCGATCCATAGCCCCGAGCTGCTGGTGGTGGCCGACGCGCGGCAGGATCCGCGCTTTCGCGACAATCCGCTGGTCACCGGGCCGCCGTTCATCCGCTTCTACGCCGGCGCGCCGCTGATGCTGGCCGACGGCACCGGCCTGGGCACGCTGTGCGTGATCGACAGCGAACCGCGCAGCGAGTTCGACGCCGACTCTCGACGCACCCTGCAGGAGCTGCGCGACCTGCTGCTGCTGCGGATCGAGACCCTGCGCAACACCGGCTACGTCGATGCGCTGACCGGCCTGCCCAACCGCAGCCGCTTCAACGAAGACCTGACCATGTGGCTGTCGCTGCAGAGCGCGGACCACCACGACACCGGCGTGGCGATCGACGTCTGCGGCACCGAATACTTCCGCGACATGGTCAAGGCCCTGGGCTGGGAATACGCCGAGGGCTACCTGCTGGCCGCGCGCGACCGCCTGCTGCAAGCGCTGGATGGGTTGCCGGCCTACCGCATCGACACCACCAGTTTCGCCTTCGTGGTGAAGGGCAACGACCCGGCACAGCTGGCGCAGTGCTGCGAACGCGTATGCAGCGCCTTCGCCGAGGCGATCGAGCACCAGGGCATTCCGCATGCCGCGACCCCGTCGCTCGGCGCGGTGCGCCTGGACGGCGTGCTGAGCGCCAACCACACGCTGCGCTCGCTGACCACCGCGGTGGACATGGCGCGCCAGCGCGGCCTGCCGTGGAGCCTGTACGAGCGCAGCCACGACGCCAGCCAGCGCAACGCATTCCGGATCCTGGCCGCGCTGCCGGAAGCGCTGAGCGCACGCGAACAATTGAGCCTGCACTACCAGCCGCGGGTCAGCCTGCGCAGCGGCGAATGCGTCGGCGTGGAAGCGCTGCTGCGCTGGGAGCACCCGCTGCTCGGCGCGGTCGCGCCCAACGACTTCATCCCGCTGGCGGAAAAGACCGCGCTGATGAGCCGGGTCACCACCTGGGTGCTGCGGACCGGCATCGCCCAGGCCGCGCTGTGGCAGCAGCAGGGGCATCATTTCAGCGTTTCGCTGAACGTGTCGGCGGTGGACCTGGAGCAGGCCGACTTCATCGCCACGCTGCGCGAGTTGCTGGCGCTGCACGCGCTGGAGCCGGGCCGCATCGAGATCGAGTTCACCGAGAGCGCGATGATCCGGCATCCCGAGCGCGTGGCCGAACAGCTGCAGGAGATCAGCGCGCTGGGGGTGAAGATCGCCATCGACGACTTCGGCAGCGGCTACAGCAACCTCAGCTACCTCAAGCGCATTCCCGCCAACGCGCTGAAGATCGACCAGTCGTTCATCCGCTCGCTGCCGGGCAGCCGCAAGGACTGCATGATCGTGCCGTCGATGATCCGGCTCGGCCACGATTTCGGCCAGCAGGTGGTGGCCGAAGGCATCGAGACCGAGCAGATCTACGACATGCTGCGCGACTGGGGCTGCGACGAGGGCCAGGGCTACTGGATCGCGCGGCCGATGCCGGCGGCGGCGCTGGAGGCCTGGCTGGCCACGCCATGGCGCGAAGCCTGA
- a CDS encoding sodium/sugar symporter — MGLATLDIAIVLVYLTGIFVLAQWVSREKAGHSKSAEDYFLAGKTLPWWAIGASLIAANISAEQIIGMAGSGYAIGLAIASYEWMAALTLLIVGKFFLPIFLRNGIYTMPQFLEQRYGKWIRTLMAVFWLLLYVFVNLTSILWLGSIAVSQVTGMDQTLALALIGVFALIYQLYGGLKAVALTDIVQVTLLVLGGLLVAGLTLSRIGDGAGVLAGFKHLWNAHPEHFHMILSKDNPFYKDLPGLSVLLGGLWVMNISYWGFNQYIIQRALAAKNIGEAQKGMVFAAFLKLLMPLVIVVPGIAAVVLAPDLAKPDQAYPTMMQLLPSGILGLVFAALVAAIVASLASKINSVATIFTLDFYAKFRPQTGQKQLVRVGRIAAVTSVLIGILTARPLLGNFDQGFQFIQEFTGFFTPGVVVIFMLGLFWKRANEAGALTAAIGSVVLSFALKFAWPELPFMDRIGVVFVAALVLAVVVSLLTPATQARDLIRTDDVGYATTLGFKIGAVGVVAILIALYTVFW; from the coding sequence GTGGGTCTGGCGACGTTGGATATTGCGATCGTATTGGTCTACCTGACGGGCATCTTCGTGCTCGCGCAGTGGGTATCGCGGGAAAAGGCCGGGCACAGCAAGAGCGCCGAGGACTACTTCCTGGCCGGCAAGACCCTGCCGTGGTGGGCGATCGGCGCGTCGCTGATCGCGGCCAACATCTCCGCCGAGCAGATCATCGGCATGGCCGGTTCCGGCTATGCGATCGGCCTGGCGATCGCGTCCTACGAATGGATGGCGGCGCTGACCCTGCTGATCGTCGGCAAGTTCTTCCTGCCGATCTTCCTGCGCAACGGCATCTACACCATGCCGCAGTTCCTGGAGCAGCGTTACGGCAAGTGGATCCGCACCTTGATGGCGGTGTTCTGGCTGCTGCTGTACGTGTTCGTCAACCTGACCTCGATCCTGTGGCTGGGTTCGATCGCAGTGAGCCAGGTCACCGGCATGGACCAGACCCTGGCGCTGGCCCTGATCGGCGTGTTCGCGCTGATCTACCAGCTGTACGGCGGGCTCAAGGCGGTGGCGCTGACCGACATCGTGCAGGTCACCCTGCTGGTGCTGGGCGGATTGCTGGTGGCCGGGCTGACCCTGTCGCGCATCGGCGACGGTGCCGGCGTGCTGGCCGGGTTCAAGCATCTGTGGAATGCGCATCCCGAGCACTTCCACATGATCCTGAGCAAGGACAACCCGTTCTACAAGGACCTGCCGGGCCTGAGCGTGCTGCTCGGCGGGCTGTGGGTGATGAACATCAGCTACTGGGGCTTCAACCAATACATCATCCAGCGCGCGCTGGCCGCCAAGAACATCGGCGAGGCGCAGAAGGGCATGGTGTTCGCCGCGTTTCTGAAGCTGCTGATGCCGTTGGTGATCGTGGTCCCGGGCATCGCCGCGGTGGTGCTGGCGCCGGACCTGGCCAAGCCCGACCAGGCTTACCCGACCATGATGCAGCTGCTGCCCAGCGGCATCCTCGGCCTGGTGTTCGCCGCGCTGGTGGCGGCGATCGTGGCCTCGCTGGCGTCGAAGATCAATTCGGTGGCGACCATCTTCACCCTGGACTTCTACGCCAAGTTCCGCCCGCAGACCGGACAGAAGCAACTGGTGCGGGTGGGCCGCATCGCCGCGGTGACGTCGGTGCTGATCGGCATCCTCACCGCGCGGCCGCTGCTCGGCAACTTCGACCAGGGCTTCCAGTTCATCCAGGAATTCACCGGCTTCTTCACCCCGGGCGTGGTGGTGATCTTCATGCTCGGCCTGTTCTGGAAGCGGGCCAACGAAGCCGGCGCGCTGACCGCGGCGATCGGGTCGGTGGTGCTGTCGTTCGCGCTCAAGTTCGCCTGGCCGGAACTGCCGTTCATGGACCGCATCGGCGTGGTGTTCGTGGCGGCGCTGGTGCTGGCGGTGGTGGTGTCGCTGCTGACCCCGGCCACGCAGGCGCGCGACCTGATCCGCACCGACGACGTCGGCTACGCCACCACGCTCGGCTTCAAGATCGGGGCGGTGGGCGTGGTCGCGATCCTGATCGCGCTGTACACGGTGTTCTGGTGA
- a CDS encoding exo 1,3/1,4-beta-D-glucan glucohydrolase — protein sequence MQKQSAGVSAPIRNALATAAALGLLALAAAGPGQSAPAAAAAPPAIHPQLWPSPAWPLAADAALEARISKLMAQMTVEQKVGQIVQGDIASMTPDDVRKYHIGSVLAGGNSDPGGKYDASPAEWLKLADAYYAASMDKGNGGLAIPIIFGIDAVHGQSNIVGATLFPHNIGLGATRDPELMRKIGAVTAAETRTTGMEWTFAPTVAVPQDDRWGRTYEGYSESPEVVASFSGKVVEGLQGVPGQPGFLDGSHVIASVKHFLGDGGTTDGKDQGDTRVSEQQLRDIHGAGYPPAIAAGAQTVMASFNSFNGVKMHGNKPMLTDVLKGQMHFGGFVVGDWNGHGQVSGCRNDDCPAAFNAGVDMLMAPDSWKGYYESALKAVKSGEIPMTRLDDAVRRILRVKLRLGLFEAGKPSQRPLGGKFELLGAPEHRAVARQAVRESLVLLKNQKQLLPLKPQSKVLVAGDGANDMGKQSGGWTLNWQGTGTKRADYPNGNTIWEGLQQQVKAAGGSAELAIDGKYQAKPDVAVVVFGENPYAEFQGDIATLLYKPGDDSDLQLIKKLKAEGIPVVAVFLSGRPLWVNREINAADAFVAAWLPGSEGGGIADVLLRKPDGGIQSDFHGKLSFSWPRSATQYANNVGQKNYNPQFAFGYGLRYADKGDLARLSEVSGVSGAQAVGGVYFERGKPAAGINMILQGASQANLPAVTTPAALADGSLKMTSVDHKAQEDARRLEWSGKGKAAMALVLPRPLDVSRESNGDVQLILTLKVDAAPSGDTRIGVTCGNGCKAAQVDLGKALAALPKGEWRTLGVPLKCFSVAGADVSKLERLPVIESDGTLDLALSRIALGASNDAQSVVDCPVR from the coding sequence TTGCAAAAACAGTCCGCTGGCGTGTCCGCGCCGATTCGCAATGCGCTGGCCACCGCCGCCGCGCTGGGCCTGCTGGCGCTGGCTGCGGCTGGCCCCGGCCAATCGGCTCCGGCCGCCGCCGCCGCGCCGCCGGCGATCCATCCGCAGCTGTGGCCGTCGCCGGCCTGGCCGCTGGCCGCCGATGCGGCGCTGGAGGCGCGCATTTCCAAGCTGATGGCGCAGATGACGGTGGAGCAGAAGGTCGGCCAGATCGTGCAGGGCGACATCGCCAGCATGACCCCGGACGACGTGCGCAAGTACCACATCGGTTCGGTGCTGGCCGGCGGCAATTCCGATCCCGGCGGCAAGTACGACGCCAGCCCGGCGGAGTGGCTGAAGCTGGCCGACGCCTACTACGCGGCGTCGATGGACAAGGGCAACGGCGGCCTGGCGATCCCGATCATCTTCGGCATCGATGCGGTGCACGGGCAGAGCAACATCGTCGGCGCCACGCTGTTCCCGCACAACATCGGCCTGGGCGCCACGCGCGACCCGGAACTGATGCGCAAGATCGGCGCGGTCACCGCCGCCGAGACCCGTACCACCGGCATGGAGTGGACCTTCGCGCCGACCGTGGCGGTGCCGCAGGACGATCGCTGGGGCCGCACCTACGAGGGCTATTCCGAATCGCCCGAGGTGGTCGCCAGCTTCTCCGGCAAGGTGGTCGAAGGCCTGCAGGGCGTGCCCGGGCAGCCCGGCTTCCTCGACGGCTCGCACGTGATCGCCTCGGTCAAGCATTTCCTCGGCGACGGCGGCACCACCGACGGCAAGGACCAGGGCGATACCCGGGTCAGCGAGCAGCAGTTGCGCGACATCCATGGCGCCGGCTATCCGCCGGCGATCGCCGCCGGCGCGCAGACGGTGATGGCCTCGTTCAACAGCTTCAACGGCGTGAAGATGCACGGCAACAAGCCGATGTTGACCGACGTGCTGAAGGGGCAGATGCATTTCGGCGGCTTCGTGGTCGGCGACTGGAACGGCCATGGCCAGGTGTCCGGGTGCCGCAACGACGACTGCCCGGCCGCGTTCAATGCCGGCGTGGACATGCTGATGGCGCCGGACAGCTGGAAGGGCTATTACGAGAGCGCTCTGAAGGCGGTCAAGTCGGGCGAGATCCCGATGACGCGGCTGGACGATGCGGTGCGGCGGATCCTGCGGGTGAAGCTGCGGCTGGGCCTGTTCGAGGCCGGCAAGCCGTCGCAGCGTCCGCTCGGCGGCAAATTCGAACTGCTCGGCGCGCCCGAGCACCGCGCGGTGGCGCGGCAGGCGGTGCGCGAGTCGCTGGTGCTGCTGAAGAACCAGAAGCAGCTGCTGCCGCTGAAGCCGCAGAGCAAGGTGCTGGTCGCCGGCGACGGCGCCAACGACATGGGCAAGCAGTCCGGCGGCTGGACGCTGAACTGGCAGGGCACCGGCACCAAGCGCGCCGACTACCCGAACGGCAACACGATCTGGGAAGGCCTGCAGCAGCAGGTCAAGGCCGCCGGCGGCAGCGCCGAGCTGGCGATCGACGGCAAGTACCAGGCCAAGCCGGACGTGGCGGTGGTGGTATTCGGCGAGAATCCCTACGCCGAGTTCCAGGGCGATATCGCCACGCTGCTGTACAAGCCCGGCGACGACAGCGACCTGCAGCTGATCAAGAAGCTCAAGGCCGAGGGCATTCCGGTGGTGGCGGTGTTCCTGAGCGGGCGTCCGCTGTGGGTGAACCGCGAGATCAATGCCGCCGATGCGTTCGTCGCCGCGTGGCTGCCGGGTTCGGAAGGCGGCGGCATCGCCGACGTGCTGCTGCGCAAGCCCGATGGCGGCATCCAGTCCGACTTCCACGGCAAGCTCAGCTTCTCCTGGCCGCGCAGCGCGACCCAGTACGCCAACAACGTCGGGCAGAAGAACTACAACCCGCAGTTCGCGTTCGGCTATGGCCTGCGCTACGCCGACAAGGGCGATCTGGCCCGCCTGTCGGAAGTCTCCGGCGTGTCCGGCGCGCAGGCGGTGGGCGGGGTGTACTTCGAGCGCGGCAAGCCGGCGGCGGGCATCAATATGATCCTGCAAGGCGCCAGTCAGGCCAATCTGCCGGCGGTGACGACACCGGCGGCGCTGGCCGACGGGTCGCTCAAGATGACCTCGGTCGACCACAAGGCGCAGGAGGATGCGCGCCGTCTGGAGTGGTCGGGCAAGGGCAAGGCGGCGATGGCGCTGGTGCTGCCCAGGCCGCTGGACGTGTCGCGCGAGAGCAACGGCGACGTGCAGCTGATCCTGACCTTGAAGGTGGACGCGGCGCCGAGCGGCGATACCCGCATCGGCGTGACCTGCGGTAACGGCTGCAAGGCGGCACAGGTCGATCTGGGCAAGGCGCTGGCGGCGCTGCCCAAGGGCGAATGGCGCACGCTGGGCGTGCCGTTGAAGTGCTTCAGCGTCGCCGGCGCCGACGTCTCCAAGCTGGAGCGGCTGCCGGTGATCGAGAGCGACGGCACGCTGGACCTGGCGCTGTCGCGGATCGCGCTGGGCGCCAGCAACGACGCGCAGAGCGTGGTCGACTGCCCGGTGCGCTGA